In Trichocoleus desertorum ATA4-8-CV12, a single genomic region encodes these proteins:
- a CDS encoding type II toxin-antitoxin system VapC family toxin, with translation MAVYFVDSSALVKRYVNEVGSAWVLGLFDSALDSEIFVAAITPVEIIAAITRRARSGSISVADAAMICNQFRNDIQVDYQVIEITEEIIQSGMMLAEMRGLRGYDAVQLAAGCAINALSGASGLPPIVFVSADNELNLAAASEGLLVENPNNYPL, from the coding sequence ATGGCAGTTTACTTTGTAGACAGTAGTGCTCTAGTCAAGAGATATGTCAATGAAGTAGGCTCGGCATGGGTTTTAGGATTGTTTGATTCGGCATTAGACAGTGAAATCTTTGTTGCAGCCATTACACCCGTTGAAATCATTGCAGCAATTACGCGACGGGCACGCAGTGGAAGTATTAGTGTCGCTGATGCAGCGATGATATGTAATCAATTCAGAAACGATATACAGGTAGACTATCAAGTTATTGAAATTACAGAAGAAATTATCCAGTCTGGGATGATGCTGGCTGAAATGCGAGGGTTACGCGGCTACGATGCAGTTCAGCTAGCAGCAGGTTGTGCCATCAATGCGTTGTCTGGGGCTAGCGGCTTGCCACCCATCGTTTTTGTATCGGCAGACAATGAGCTAAATTTGGCTGCTGCTAGTGAAGGGCTATTGGTTGAAAATCCTAACAACTACCCCTTGTAA